One window of the Crassaminicella thermophila genome contains the following:
- a CDS encoding cysteine desulfurase family protein, with amino-acid sequence MVNNFTKTVVSYTIWKDIDKIIIMERLHMEVYLDNSATTKPNIEVVNIMTKALTDYYGNPSSLHHKGVEVEKLIKTARKQLAKALGASEQEIIFTSGGTESNNMAIMGAIESKKRKGNRIITTKIEHPSVLNVYKNLETKGYEVIYLDVDSFGKINMEQLKESISEETILISIMHVNNEVGTIQPVEEIGKIIKNNNENFIFHVDAIQSFGKIKFTPKKIGAHLLSVSGHKIHGPKGIGALYIKKGLKMTPLIYGGNQETGIRSGTENTPGILGLGEAARCLYEDMDNKINKMWILKNKLIEGIKNEIHDIKINGFEKEGSAPHIANISFLGIRGEVLLHSLEQDGIYVSTGSACSSKKNTKSHVLKAMGLKDYEIEGAIRFSFSYNNTLEEIDYAIDKLKKHVKDIRKIVKR; translated from the coding sequence ATGGTAAATAACTTTACAAAGACAGTAGTTTCATATACAATATGGAAAGATATAGACAAAATCATTATAATGGAGAGGTTGCATATGGAAGTCTATTTAGATAATAGTGCTACTACTAAGCCAAACATAGAAGTTGTGAATATAATGACAAAAGCACTTACAGATTATTATGGAAATCCATCTTCTTTACATCATAAAGGGGTGGAAGTGGAGAAATTAATAAAGACTGCAAGAAAACAGTTGGCCAAAGCATTAGGGGCAAGTGAACAAGAAATTATTTTTACATCTGGAGGTACTGAATCTAATAATATGGCGATCATGGGTGCTATAGAATCAAAAAAAAGAAAAGGTAATAGGATTATTACTACTAAAATTGAGCATCCATCTGTTTTAAATGTATATAAAAATTTAGAAACAAAAGGGTATGAAGTAATTTATTTAGATGTTGATTCATTTGGAAAGATAAATATGGAGCAATTAAAAGAAAGCATATCAGAAGAAACAATTCTAATAAGTATTATGCATGTCAATAATGAAGTAGGTACAATCCAGCCAGTAGAGGAAATAGGAAAAATCATTAAAAATAACAATGAAAATTTTATATTCCATGTAGATGCTATCCAATCTTTTGGAAAAATTAAGTTTACACCTAAAAAAATTGGTGCTCATCTTTTATCGGTAAGTGGACATAAAATTCATGGACCAAAAGGGATTGGTGCATTATACATAAAAAAAGGTTTAAAAATGACACCATTAATTTATGGAGGAAATCAAGAAACAGGAATCAGATCAGGTACTGAAAATACGCCAGGAATTTTAGGCTTAGGAGAGGCAGCAAGATGTTTATATGAGGATATGGACAATAAAATAAATAAAATGTGGATTTTAAAAAATAAATTAATTGAAGGTATTAAAAATGAAATTCATGATATTAAAATTAATGGGTTTGAAAAGGAAGGTAGTGCACCTCACATTGCCAATATTAGTTTTTTAGGAATAAGAGGAGAAGTATTACTACATTCTCTTGAGCAAGATGGTATTTATGTATCTACAGGATCGGCTTGTTCGTCAAAGAAAAACACTAAAAGTCATGTTTTAAAAGCAATGGGACTTAAGGATTATGAGATAGAAGGAGCTATACGATTTAGTTTTTCTTACAACAATACACTAGAAGAAATAGATTATGCTATTGATAAATTAAAAAAGCATGTAAAAGACATACGAAAGATTGTGAAGAGGTGA